In Nicotiana tabacum cultivar K326 chromosome 17, ASM71507v2, whole genome shotgun sequence, one DNA window encodes the following:
- the LOC142171808 gene encoding uncharacterized protein LOC142171808 — translation MAEYEACILRIRMAVDMNIKEYFVIGDSDLLIHQVQGEWTTKNAKIIPYLQCVKELCNKFTKIEFKHVPIIQNAFVDALATLSSIIQHPDKNYINPIEIEVRDQHAYCFHMDEEPDGKPWYHDIKRFL, via the coding sequence ATGGCGGAATATGAAGCATGCATCCTCAGGATTAGGATGGCAGTCGATATgaacatcaaggaatattttgtCATAGGAGATTCTGATTTGCTGATACATCAAGTTCAGGGTGAGTGGACTACCAAGAATGCCAAGATCATTCCATACTTGCAATGCGTAAAGGAATTGTGTAATAAGTTCACCAAGAtcgagttcaaacatgttcccaTAATCCAAAATGCGTTCGTCGACGCCCTTGCAACGTTATCTTCCATTATccagcatccagacaagaattacATCAACCCCATCGAGATAGAGGTTCGAGATCAGCATGCATATTGTTTCCATATGGATGAAGAACCAGATGGcaagccttggtaccatgacatcaaaagGTTCCTCTAA